In Candidatus Wallbacteria bacterium, a genomic segment contains:
- a CDS encoding peptide-binding protein — protein sequence MILIAPGLKLLTVFLLFPVLLAATTDADPLYKALFEHYVLQDTASASADYKTFLNDSKKNRDSILEKAENSFNELLKNQTSEISQSPSYGDTIIESTIAETITLNPLLSTDDASTDVSYMIFDTLTNLGKNLELTPSLAASWEISSDCTVITFFLRKKVRWQDGVDFTAEDVRFTLEKILDPKVESPLRVYLTDLTDAATFETIDPYTIKISCRKPSPYLADWINPPIIPKHLFDKEDFGSSANNLHPVGTGPYRFVEWSKGEKIVLEANPDYFGGRPFLDRIIIKTIPDDSATLISLLRGDLDLMQLSPDQYFKQASSKEFLERFRVFTYPANSSYSFIGYNLNHPVLKDKKTRQALTLAINRREIVDKVLYSFGTLTCGDFAPSHWACNKSLIPYPFDPQAARKVLADAGWKDDDGDGILEQKGVKFNLEININVGNPVRKLIVEMVRDYWKTIGIETKINILEWEEYLKRSTEKNFQVHIGGWGLSNTHDPYGIWHSSQIPDKKNGFSGFNFISYNNPEADRLCELGHATMDREKLREIFCRLQAVIHEDQPYTFLYIPNEIWAVAKRIQGIEPAPAGIFYNFPHWYVPEELQKYK from the coding sequence ATGATTCTGATAGCTCCCGGACTGAAATTATTGACGGTTTTTCTGCTGTTTCCGGTCCTTCTGGCTGCAACTACTGATGCTGACCCGCTGTATAAAGCCCTGTTCGAGCATTATGTGCTCCAGGATACTGCCTCAGCCAGCGCAGACTACAAGACCTTTCTCAATGATTCGAAAAAAAACAGGGACAGCATTCTGGAGAAAGCTGAGAATAGTTTCAATGAACTGCTGAAAAACCAGACAAGCGAAATTTCACAGTCCCCGTCTTATGGGGATACTATCATTGAGTCTACTATTGCTGAAACGATCACCCTCAACCCCTTGCTTTCAACTGACGATGCTTCCACAGATGTGAGTTACATGATTTTCGATACCCTGACGAACCTGGGGAAAAATTTAGAACTTACTCCAAGCCTTGCGGCATCCTGGGAGATTTCATCGGACTGCACAGTCATCACCTTTTTCCTGAGAAAAAAAGTCCGCTGGCAGGATGGGGTGGATTTTACCGCAGAGGACGTCAGGTTCACCCTGGAAAAAATCCTGGATCCTAAGGTCGAGAGCCCCCTGAGAGTTTATTTGACGGATTTAACAGATGCAGCAACTTTTGAAACCATTGATCCTTACACGATCAAAATCTCCTGCAGGAAACCGAGCCCATATCTCGCAGATTGGATCAATCCCCCAATCATTCCCAAGCATCTTTTTGATAAAGAGGATTTCGGGTCCTCGGCCAATAATCTGCATCCGGTCGGAACTGGCCCTTACAGATTCGTTGAATGGAGCAAGGGAGAAAAAATCGTGCTGGAGGCTAATCCGGACTATTTTGGGGGAAGACCCTTTCTTGACCGGATAATCATCAAAACCATTCCTGATGATTCGGCGACCTTGATTTCACTGCTGCGCGGGGATCTGGACCTGATGCAACTCTCCCCGGATCAATATTTCAAGCAGGCCAGTTCCAAGGAATTCCTCGAACGGTTCAGGGTATTCACCTATCCTGCGAATTCTTCCTATTCATTCATCGGTTACAACTTGAACCATCCGGTCTTGAAGGACAAGAAAACAAGACAGGCTTTGACTCTCGCAATCAACCGCAGGGAAATCGTCGATAAGGTGCTTTACAGTTTCGGAACCCTTACCTGTGGTGATTTCGCGCCTTCCCACTGGGCCTGCAACAAATCGCTTATCCCCTATCCATTTGATCCACAGGCAGCAAGGAAGGTCTTGGCTGATGCCGGATGGAAAGATGATGACGGAGACGGAATCCTGGAGCAGAAAGGAGTGAAGTTCAACCTGGAAATAAACATCAATGTTGGCAATCCTGTAAGAAAACTCATTGTAGAGATGGTGAGGGATTACTGGAAAACGATCGGAATCGAGACGAAGATCAATATACTGGAATGGGAAGAATACCTGAAACGATCAACTGAGAAGAACTTCCAGGTCCACATAGGAGGATGGGGGCTGTCCAACACCCATGATCCTTATGGGATATGGCATTCCTCACAGATCCCAGATAAAAAGAATGGATTTTCAGGATTCAATTTTATTTCATATAATAACCCTGAAGCAGACAGGCTCTGTGAACTGGGACACGCCACCATGGACCGGGAAAAACTCAGGGAGATTTTTTGCCGGTTACAGGCCGTGATACATGAAGATCAGCCGTATACATTCCTCTACATCCCAAATGAAATCTGGGCTGTAGCCAAGCGCATCCAAGGGATAGAACCGGCTCCTGCCGGTATTTTCTATAATTTCCCCCACTGGTACGTGCCTGAAGAATTGCAGAAGTATAAATAA